One window of Plasmodium berghei ANKA genome assembly, chromosome: 5 genomic DNA carries:
- a CDS encoding peptidase, putative, which translates to MDIKNTICNRFKFFLILIVVLICTFGFKHDVIVYKNEYISFRILNNDIGASTLHGSLVPIQNEIQENDDLNVTDSNHEFDGDVKPMENNIENVEEKNEEIYIKEKLTENKNNYKNGDGFEGLTLDIYFTENNNIYTNVKIGNQILKLSLNSRLEGMYVFMNDSISCYQKDENNKRKCYDPSFSETASWCNNNMICLPAILSIPYECYADKKLNINNKVVYPNIYYDALKYSESHLEGFDTIELMDLKYVNKKEGAKNDENNNGENKSNNLNVFENADIKLIVDLSIYNNWDLFKDTDGIMGLAGNALSCRNTSIWNKILEKNNFLFGIDINLSENSTKKYVNNLSEKNKRNINFYNVMFENNDMNNKLNNTGYVTNLQESVVKLFSSKRRNITTEGNQKNVNPIMLNKEMLSSEIHIGDYKKEYEPILWSEPRERGGIFSDSFIQFTIYNLEVCDNNIFGKNSSNWQGVIDLSSKCLVLPKMFWLSLMQYLPVNKNDERCIPTNKEIEFNEDTIPRMCSIDDKYRPLPVLKFSFSDNDIVSNNNINNSDHEHGEKKKIHIPLDNLIIKENGPNNNYLCIIPDVREGTSNGNSGRTTKPLIKLGTYVLNNFYVVVDQENYRVGFSNKKSFYYSNDKCTQKVECIGDQIYEPALNICIDPDCSIWYFYTLNPETKTCESVSSRFYIFIIILIILLILDIQSYYLYRRSVRTAKISSR; encoded by the coding sequence atggatataaaaaacacaaTATGCAATCGTTTTAAATTCTTTCTTATATTAATTGTGGTGCTAATATGTACATTTGGATTTAAACATGATGTtatagtatataaaaatgaatatattagtttcagaattttaaataatgatataggGGCGAGTACCCTCCATGGATCTTTAGTTCCAATTCAAAATGAAATACAAGAAAATGACGATTTAAATGTTACAGATTCTAATCACGAATTTGATGGAGATGTTAAGCCaatggaaaataatattgaaaatgttgaagaaaaaaatgaagaaatatatatcaaagaAAAGCTtacagaaaataaaaataattataaaaatggagaTGGATTTGAAGGATTAACattagatatatattttactgaaaataacaatatatatactaatgTTAAGATTGGAaatcaaattttaaaactttCATTGAATAGCAGATTAGAAGGAATGTATGTTTTCATGAATGATTCAATTTCATGTTATCAAAAAGAtgagaataataaaagaaaatgttATGATCCCAGTTTTTCAGAGACTGCATCATGGTGCAACAATAATATGATATGCTTACCTGCTATATTGTCAATACCTTATGAATGCTATGctgataaaaaattaaacataaataataaagttGTATATccaaacatatattatgatgCATTAAAATATAGCGAAAGTCATTTAGAGGGATTCGACACAATTGAACTTATGGacttaaaatatgtaaataagAAAGAGGGAgcaaaaaatgatgaaaataataatggtgaaaataaatcaaataatttaaacgTATTTGAAAATGCAGATATTAAACTTATAGTCGATTTAtctatttataataattggGATTTATTTAAAGACACAGATGGTATTATGGGGCTTGCAGGTAATGCATTAAGTTGTAGAAATACAAGTATTTGGAATAAAATacttgaaaaaaataattttttgtttggaattgatattaatttatctGAAAAttcaacaaaaaaatatgttaataatttatcagAGAagaataaaagaaatataaatttttataatgtaatgtttgaaaataatgatatgaATAACAAACTAAATAATACAGGGTATGTGACAAATTTACAAGAATCAGTAGTTAAGctattttcatcaaaaagaagaaatatAACTACAGAAGGGAATCAAAAGAATGTTAATCCAATTATGTTAAACAAAGAAATGTTATCATCAGAAATACATATTGGtgattataaaaaagaatatgaaCCTATATTATGGTCTGAGCCACGAGAAAGAGGTGGAATATTTTCAGATTCTTTTATACAatttacaatatataatttagaagtatgtgataataatatatttggtAAAAATAGTAGTAACTGGCAAGGTGTTATAGATTTAAGTAGTAAATGTTTAGTTCTTCCTAAAATGTTTTGGCTAAGTTTAATGCAATATTTAcctgttaataaaaatgatgaaagaTGTATACCAACCAATAAAGAAATCGAATTTAATGAGGATACAATACCTAGGATGTGTTCAATTgatgataaatatagacCATTACCTGTTTtgaaattttcattttcagaTAACGATATAGTatctaataataatataaataatagtgATCATGAGCatggagaaaaaaaaaaaattcatattcCTTTAGacaatttaataataaaagaaaatggtccaaataataattatttatgtataattCCAGATGTAAGGGAAGGTACATCTAATGGAAACAGTGGGAGAACAACTAAACCgttaataaaattgggGACCTatgtattaaataatttttatgttgtAGTGGATCAAGAAAATTATAGAGTTggattttcaaataaaaaaagtttttattattccaaTGATAAATGTACACAAAAAGTAGAATGCATAGGTGatcaaatatatgaacCTGCATTGAATATTTGTATTGATCCAGATTGTTCTATATggtatttttatacattaaACCCTGAGACAAAAACATGTGAATCAGTTTCATCACgattttacatttttataataatacttattattttactaaTACTGGATATACAatcttattatttatacagAAGATCTGTTCGTACTGCAAAAATATCATCTCgctaa
- a CDS encoding pre-mRNA-splicing factor RDS3, putative → MAAKHHPDLIMCRKQPGIAIGRLCEKCDGKCPICDSYVRPYTLVRICDECNYGSYQGRCIICGEIGISDAYYCKECCLCEKDRDGCPKIVNLGSAKTDLFYENKKYEFKKQ, encoded by the exons ATGGCGGCAAAACATC ATCCGGATCTGATCATGTGTAGAAAACAACCAGGAATAG CTATTGGAAGGTTGTGTGAAAAATGTGATGGAAAATGTCCAATTTGTGATTCATATGTAAGGCCATACACTTTGGTACGAATATGTGACGAATGTAATTATGGAAGTTATCAA ggAAGATGCATCATTTGTGGAGAAATAGGTATATCGGATGCCTACTATTGCAAGGAATGCTGCCTTTGTGAAAAGGAT AGAGATGGATGTCCAAAAATTGTTAACTTAGGTAGCGCAAAGACAGATCTGTTTtatgaaaacaaaaaatatgaatttaaaaaacagtaa
- a CDS encoding tRNA wybutosine-synthesizing protein, putative: MYHFLEQKKNVLKIINNESSLFRYVDIYKNCENDVYNIYLNIYKAQKNGIGNDEINNTFKYSQCCKEIPHDNNKFIEKKVKEIIEKKEIIEKENDKSIKKSIDLLIYPCIYEINMNENYFTSSCCSGRTIIFCEADKSKKENKKKTISNNNLDTPNSVNGLEVNCKDKQFLSYLKKKYILKKFMLTNENEDEKKKYIDINNYKYFSISEKEPIHRKNVKLFYCSHSHHNLEIDTKNIKKKLLENWKQDFCYILNQKKYLSKNDENLDTPNKEEFRDIKNKNLIHSFSDNENIDNYFGLNKKKIEIKKKKNVYIKFEPFIIHVKCIDLFTALKLLKITQIAGLKQSGILNFNKHVTVAIRGSMRLEHYLGNLLDIDINKMTELIDICNNKMSKNIMQLIHFYKCYKEQMYTTNNEFFDINYKFVCDKNQINDHANNIGEKKTNNNKPIEIGEMENRCFRKMENTKNKKTINMKKRDTNIKQINLKKYNVEILEKGEIININTESNAVNWSVFPKKNDVHNFFVWGHDMFMDKNKIYLFGGFTKGVRNNKLKIYDILNKEIIINETELPSLAFHVFLKLDDNYAFIFGGRKNPQICSNNVWIYNIRKNTWNLAKIRYNMSSEHIEKNSKDSEKCENCQYNEVPAPRYRHACVVVKRYKKKGNNSSVYIFYTYGGVNNSSLILNDIWKGKITINEKNDEAYIVWNKKGNYNIQKNIIPIKNHSMIYNNKKNIIYIIGGNYGKVWEMDKENCIINSSAFEEIEENNNKQILYNIENINYIYIYSIKTNLFHFIKCEGDDKYNFPLCRFSHTCCLIDTNYFVLIGGLNYHRTLNDIWIFNMKQNKWYYLDKFDFNSMYVRSKVVCENYNIYIIGGGCIIFTFGSFFDLPVHASFREAIVDIKKCNSNDMNKGIKKYIYEKKTNIYKNNDIEENKKSSLYVKDIKIKKIEKCKKNGDTSYNSDLYIIAKDKIFVKEIKNYLENVNNFDKSRKIVFSQFSINNIKKEGFYVPIKRKMDMSTNFLEKIFLCDNKGIFYMNGKVKNEKTNLKKKLKELFENFVNNKIKNYLNESGKSLILRACNKYEIIGNILIFHYMHLKPLIDLCIPYLKESEQNKEGIGLLLLRRRKEKWKKKEKYEKKKKYIDIYTMMKMKYKYNNLMKLIYIFFVSIKKNFNYYTHKKSRNNLKTNLFGGIRRYNKSLFKYLAAKQNKRKKVIKSFRMYIEEGIICRNKFLKIHKYGNVKIRMFKHDEICREKIKSIAIYEKITGKLRKNKIYLMNGQNLKTIHTENNVMYKLDLSKCMFCSGNGTEKERMKNIFLKKKINIYDNNNHYMAEDFRENVVDLFCGAGYFTLPLLKFIGDRKINNYYAFDINHHSLSFLKKSIKLNNIKKKNLYILKENSFHMSKNDNIIKKCHRILLGLLPNSKNAWKKGFNLIDDKIGGTLHIHGVAEECYKDNLFFEILNTYEYERYNKTMGIDNTKETNVLEFLKIGKRNRDEKDNNVNKHEVINKEINHKYSGSNISPRLNFAQYVLIEIFKIAMEDYKIYKTHWEVSISHVEKVKSYAPYIYHYVVDIECIPQLK, translated from the coding sequence ATGTATCATTTCTTGgaacagaaaaaaaacgttttaaaaataataaataatgaaagcAGTTTATTTAGGTATGtagatatttataaaaattgtgaaaatgatgtatataatatatatttgaatatatataaagcaCAAAAGAATGGGATCGgaaatgatgaaataaataataccTTTAAATATTCGCAATGCTGTAAGGAAATACCtcatgataataataaatttattgaaaaaaaagttaaagaaataatagagaaaaaagaaataattgaaaaagaaaatgataaatcaataaaaaaaagtatcgatttattaatttatccATGTATATACGAAATTAATATGAacgaaaattattttacaaGTTCGTGTTGTTCAGGTAGAACAATCATATTTTGTGAAGCTGATAAAtcgaaaaaagaaaataaaaaaaaaacgatttccaataataatttagacACACCCAATAGTGTTAATGGATTAGAGGTTAATTGTAAAGATAAACAATTTCTTTcgtatttaaaaaaaaaatatatattaaaaaagtttATGTTAactaatgaaaatgaagatgaaaaaaaaaaatatatcgatataaataattataaatatttttcgaTCTCAGAAAAGGAACCCATTCACAGAAAAAAcgttaaattattttattgtagTCATTCGCATCACAACTTGGAAATcgatacaaaaaatataaaaaaaaaattgttagaAAATTGGAAACAAGacttttgttatatattaaatcaaaaaaaatatttatctaaaaatgatgaaaatttgGATACACCTAATAAGGAAGAATTTCgagatattaaaaataaaaatttgattCATAGTTTTAgtgataatgaaaatatagataattATTTCggattaaataaaaaaaaaattgaaataaaaaaaaaaaaaaatgtatacataaaattcgaaccttttattattcatgtAAAATGTATTGATTTATTTACTGCATTAAAGTTACTAAAAATAACTCAAATTGCTGGATTGAAACAAAGTGGTAttcttaattttaataaacatGTAACTGTTGCAATTAGAGGGTCAATGAGATTAGAGCATTATTTGGGAAATCTGTTAgatatagatataaataaaatgacagaattaattgatatatgcaataataaaatgtctaaaaatattatgcaACTTATACACttttataaatgttataaaGAACAAATGTATACAACCaataatgaattttttgatattaatTACAAATTTGTGTGCGATAAAAACCAGATAAATGACCatgcaaataatattggagaaaaaaaaacaaataataataaaccGATCGAAATTGGTGAGATGGAAAATAGGTGTTTTAGAAAAATGGagaatacaaaaaataaaaaaacaataaatatgaaaaaaagggatacaaatataaaacaaataaacttaaaaaaatataatgtagaaatattagaaaaaggggaaatcataaatataaataccGAAAGTAATGCAGTAAATTGGTCGGTTTTTCCAAAGAAAAATGatgttcataatttttttgtttggGGGCATGATATGTTTatggataaaaataaaatttatttatttggaGGGTTTACGAAAGGAgttagaaataataaattaaaaatttatgacatattaaataaagaaatcataataaatgaaactGAATTACCATCTTTGGCATTTCacgtttttttaaaattagaTGACAATtatgcatttatatttggGGGAAGAAAAAATCCCCAAATATGTTCTAACAATGTATggatttataatattagaaaaaatactTGGAATTTGGCAAAAATTAGATATAATATGAGTAGTGAgcatattgaaaaaaatagcaaaGATTCtgaaaaatgtgaaaattGTCAATATAATGAAGTACCAGCTCCAAGATACAGGCATGCATGTGTAGTTgtaaaaagatataaaaaaaaaggaaataattcaagtgtttatatattttatacatatgGAGGTGTGAATAATTCAAGcttaattttaaatgatatttggaaaggaaaaataacgataaatgaaaaaaatgatgaagcCTATATTGTATGGaataaaaaagggaattataatattcaaaaaaatataattccAATTAAAAATCACTCTAtgatttataataataaaaaaaatataatttatattattggaGGTAATTATGGAAAAGTTTGGGAAATGgataaagaaaattgtATTATCAACAGCTCAGCATTTGAAGAAATAgaggaaaataataataaacaaatattatacaatattgaaaatataaattatatatatatatatagtattaaaacaaatttatttcattttataaaatgtgAAGGCGATgataaatacaattttcCTTTATGTCGATTTTCTCATACATGTTGTTTAATTGACAcgaattattttgtattaataGGAGGGTTAAATTATCATAGAACATTAAACGATATATGGatatttaatatgaaacaaaataaatggtATTATTTAGATAAATTTGATTTCAATAGTATGTATGTAAGATCAAAAGTTGTGTgcgaaaattataatatatatattattggtGGTGGctgtattattttcacatttGGAAGTTTTTTCGATTTACCTGTACATGCAAGTTTTAGGGAAGCTATTGtggatataaaaaagtgtAATTCAAATGATATGAACAagggaataaaaaaatatatatatgaaaaaaaaacaaatatatataagaacAATGAtatagaagaaaataaaaaatcatcTCTATATGTAAAAGatatcaaaattaaaaaaatagaaaagtgcaaaaaaaatggagaCACCTCATATAACTCAGatctatatattatagcaaaggataaaatatttgttaaggaaataaaaaattatttagaaaatgtaaacaattttgataaaagCAGAAAAATTGTTTTCTCTCAATTTAGtataaacaatattaaaaaagaaggGTTTTATGTACCAATTAAGAGAAAAATGGATATGTCAAcaaattttttagaaaaaatatttttgtgtgACAATAAgggaatattttatatgaacGGCAAggtaaaaaatgaaaaaacaaatttaaaaaaaaaattaaaagaattatttgaaaattttgtaaataataaaataaaaaattatttaaatgagTCGGGTAAAAGCTTAATTTTACGAGcttgtaataaatatgaaataatagGAAATATCctaatatttcattatatgcatttaaAACCGTTGATAGATTTGTGCATTCCATATTTGAAGGAAagtgaacaaaataaagaagGTATAGGCTTATTGCTGTTGCGAagaagaaaagaaaaatggaaaaaaaaagaaaaatatgaaaaaaaaaagaaatatattgatatttatactatgatgaaaatgaagtataaatataacaatcTTATGAAACTtatctacattttttttgtatctataaaaaaaaattttaattattatacacacaaaaaaagcagaaataatttaaaaactaATTTATTTGGAGGAATAAGAAGATACAACAAAAGtcttttcaaatatttagcagccaaacaaaataaacGAAAGAAAGTTATTAAAAGTTTTAGAATGTACATAGAAGAAGGAATAATATGcagaaataaatttttaaagatTCATAAATACGGGAATGTAAAAATTAGAATGTTTAAGCATGATGAAATTTGTAGAGAAAAGATAAAATCTATTgctatatatgaaaaaataactggaaaattaagaaaaaacaaaatatatttaatgaatgggcaaaatttaaaaacaatacaTACAGAAAATAATGTTATGTACAAATTAGATTTAAGCAAATGTATGTTTTGTTCTGGTAATGGTACCGAAAAAGAAcgaatgaaaaatatttttttaaaaaaaaaaataaatatatatgataataataaccaTTATATGGCTGAAGACTTTCGAGAAAATGTTGTGGATTTATTTTGTGGGGCAGGATATTTTACACTTCCTttgttaaaatttataggagatagaaaaataaataattattatgcaTTTGATATTAACCACCATTCATTgagttttttaaaaaaatcaataaaattaaataatataaaaaaaaaaaacttatatatattaaaagaaaattctTTTCATATgtcaaaaaatgataacaTAATTAAAAAGTGCCATCGAATTTTATTGGGGTTATTACcaaatagtaaaaatgCATGGAAAAAGggttttaatttaatagaTGATAAAATAGGAGGTACATTGCATATACATGGAGTTGCAGAAGAATGTTATAAggataatttattttttgaaatattaaatacttatgaatatgaaagatataataaaacaatggGAATTGATAATACAAAGGAAACAAATGTGTTAgaatttttgaaaattggTAAACGGAATCGTGATGAAAAAGATAACAATGTTAACAAACATGaagtaataaataaagaaattaatCATAAATATTCAGGAAGTAATATATCACCTCGATTAAATTTTGCTCAATATGTTTTGATagaaatttttaaaatagcTATGGAAGactataaaatatataaaacacaTTGGGAAGTTAGTATTTCACATGTTGAAAAAGTTAAATCATATGCTCCTTATATTTATCACTATGTAGTTGATATTGAATGCATTCCtcaattaaaataa